The Cylindrospermum stagnale PCC 7417 genome segment TTATAGAATTAACAGATATTGTCCGCAATTCGGCAATTGAAAGGGGAATGAAAGAGGTGATTATTAAAACAGCCTTTAGTGAGTTTGCTTGTGCATTAACAGACTTTGAAAATGCTGCCAAATAACATCAAATTTTTTAGTATTTGATGGCATTGTATCATATTCATGATCGGAAATCCTGGCAGCCTAAGCGAATTTGATCTGGCTTCACTCGGCTAACGCTGCCTTTGCAATCACATCTGGGTTTCATCCCAAATGAGATCGGCTGCAAATTGTTGTCATATTACATTGAAGCTAGGGGAAAACCTTGGTATTTTAGGAAACTGGGGGTTAAATAGTTTTTAAGCAGACGACCAAGAATTTCGATTCCTTGTTCAATATCCTCTGGTGTGTGGCAAAAATTTAACCGCATCGCTGGATAGCCACCTCCGGGGAAAAATGCTGCACCACTAGCAACTAGGACATTCTGAGCTAAAGCTTCTCGACAAATTGCCTGAATTGGTAAATAGTCTGGTAGATGAGTCCAGAGAAATAAACCACCTTTGGGAATAGTCCAGGAAACGACATCGGGAAAATAACGCTCTAGTGCTTGCAGCATCACATTTCGACCTTGCAGATTACTAGTCCGCACGCGACTAAGGTGACGGCGGTAATGTCCCGATGCTAAAAACTCACTCACAATTGTCTGCGATACCGTAGACACGTGTAAATCGTTCAGTAATTTCTGCTTAACCAAATGCCGATAATGCTCACCCTTCACCACTATGTAACCAACTCGTAATCCAGGCATCAGGGTTTTTGAGAATGTACTGATGTAAGTCACCAAATCATCGGTATCGAGTGCCTTAATCGGAGCAGGCACAGGTTCAAAATTTAAGCCTTCATAGGCATTATCTTCCAAAATATGACACTCATACTGTTGAGCTAAAGCCAGTAAAGCTTGACGATGGGCTATATAAGTTGTGATACCCGTCGGATTGTGTAAAGTACTGATGGTGTAGATTAATTTTGGGCGGTGACTTTTAAGATACTGCTCCAGTAACTCCAAATTCATCCCCCCCGCAGTCATGGGAATTCCGATCACCTTAGCTCCCAAATTTTCGAGAATGCCCAATACGCCATGATAAGTAGGGGTTTCCACAATCACCCAATCACCATTACCCTTTTGCAAGTAGTACTGCATTACTAGCGATA includes the following:
- a CDS encoding PLP-dependent aminotransferase family protein, with product MPVVPAVIVKEGFAVNIPLDKHSQTPIYLQIRDYLSRLIQSGKMPALQKLPSIRALSTSIQVNKLTVIEAYSLLEADGLIHARQGSGYFVNPTATSNFTLRSTFAPSQEVIISQGGGAFFEQYTASIQARQQRDIVDFSSGFPPTSSSDNFQRVAKRAFTKAGDILFQEDFPQGQISLRQLIAQMLVQQGLEVLPDEIIITSGSQQALSLVMQYYLQKGNGDWVIVETPTYHGVLGILENLGAKVIGIPMTAGGMNLELLEQYLKSHRPKLIYTISTLHNPTGITTYIAHRQALLALAQQYECHILEDNAYEGLNFEPVPAPIKALDTDDLVTYISTFSKTLMPGLRVGYIVVKGEHYRHLVKQKLLNDLHVSTVSQTIVSEFLASGHYRRHLSRVRTSNLQGRNVMLQALERYFPDVVSWTIPKGGLFLWTHLPDYLPIQAICREALAQNVLVASGAAFFPGGGYPAMRLNFCHTPEDIEQGIEILGRLLKNYLTPSFLKYQGFPLASM